One stretch of Siphonobacter curvatus DNA includes these proteins:
- a CDS encoding glycoside hydrolase 5 family protein has product MIRSLLTLLTLGFFFVTAQAQTTTGEPVKVVPGRWSAQKANDWYAKQPWPVGANFTPSTAINQLEFWQADTWDPQTIDKELGWAEGIGMNVMRVFLHNLLWENDAEGLKKRMGEFLTIADKHKIKILFVLFDSCWNDDPKTGKQPEPKPGVHNSGWLRAPGTKRMFDSRTWGPLEAYTKGVIGAYANDKRILGWDLFNEPTNNGYNDAVMPLLIKSFEWARAAKPSQPITSGWWHDHPLSNGFMLANSDIITFHNYKSAEDLEKQILELQKLGRPMICTEYMARKHNSLFQTCLPIFKKYKVGAINWGLVAGKTNTYYAWDEPIPSGDEPKLWFHEVFRKDGSPYKAEEVQVIRELTKK; this is encoded by the coding sequence ATGATTCGTAGTTTGCTTACCCTTCTCACGCTGGGCTTTTTTTTCGTAACGGCTCAAGCTCAAACCACGACGGGCGAACCCGTTAAAGTGGTACCTGGTCGCTGGTCGGCTCAGAAAGCCAACGACTGGTACGCCAAGCAACCCTGGCCCGTAGGTGCCAACTTTACCCCTAGTACGGCCATTAATCAGCTGGAATTCTGGCAAGCCGATACCTGGGATCCGCAAACAATTGACAAAGAACTGGGCTGGGCAGAAGGCATTGGTATGAACGTCATGCGGGTGTTTCTACACAATTTGCTCTGGGAAAACGACGCTGAAGGCCTCAAGAAACGCATGGGCGAGTTTCTGACCATTGCCGATAAACACAAGATCAAAATTCTGTTTGTACTCTTCGATTCCTGCTGGAACGACGATCCGAAAACCGGCAAACAACCCGAACCTAAACCGGGTGTACATAACTCGGGCTGGCTACGGGCACCCGGTACCAAGCGGATGTTTGACTCGCGTACCTGGGGACCACTGGAAGCATATACGAAGGGCGTCATCGGAGCTTATGCCAACGACAAACGTATTTTAGGCTGGGATTTATTCAACGAACCAACCAACAATGGCTACAATGATGCCGTGATGCCGTTGCTCATCAAGTCGTTTGAATGGGCCCGGGCGGCCAAACCTAGTCAGCCGATTACGTCCGGCTGGTGGCATGACCATCCATTATCCAACGGATTTATGTTAGCCAACTCGGACATCATTACGTTTCACAATTACAAATCGGCAGAAGATCTGGAAAAACAGATCCTAGAATTACAGAAACTCGGTCGTCCAATGATCTGTACAGAATACATGGCCCGCAAGCACAACAGCCTCTTCCAAACCTGTTTACCCATTTTCAAAAAATACAAAGTGGGAGCCATCAACTGGGGCCTGGTAGCGGGTAAAACCAACACATACTACGCCTGGGACGAACCCATTCCCAGCGGCGATGAACCCAAGCTCTGGTTCCACGAAGTATTCCGGAAAGACGGTAGCCCTTACAAAGCCGAAGAAGTACAGGTGATCCGAGAATTGACGAAGAAGTAA
- a CDS encoding RNA polymerase sigma-70 factor — MSLPVPTPVIRSLPAARLVDFNPRNPMGKDTEESLQLLFQENPQKGCEALFRQYYAALCSHSVRLVYSKEVAEDIVSEVFCRFWSDRVYESVTTSFVAYLYQAVRNRSYNYLRWELQKSRQSTDPQELAVVDYQPSPAEMVQFDELQRKIEQTIEQLPSQCKRVFLLSRFENRKYQEIADELQISIKTVETHISKALSTLRLVLKDEGLLFLIVLFSC; from the coding sequence ATGTCTTTACCTGTACCAACCCCGGTAATCCGTTCTTTACCCGCCGCCCGGTTGGTGGATTTCAATCCACGTAATCCAATGGGCAAAGACACGGAAGAATCGTTACAATTGTTATTTCAGGAAAACCCCCAGAAGGGCTGTGAAGCCCTGTTTAGGCAATACTACGCGGCTTTATGCAGTCATTCAGTTCGACTGGTGTATTCCAAGGAAGTAGCCGAAGACATAGTCTCGGAAGTCTTCTGTCGCTTCTGGAGTGATCGGGTGTATGAATCCGTCACGACTTCCTTCGTGGCTTACTTGTACCAGGCCGTTCGAAACCGTTCGTACAATTACCTGCGGTGGGAATTACAGAAATCCCGCCAGAGTACCGATCCCCAGGAGTTGGCTGTAGTAGATTACCAGCCATCGCCCGCCGAAATGGTCCAGTTCGACGAGCTGCAACGCAAAATTGAGCAAACGATTGAACAACTTCCCTCGCAGTGCAAGCGGGTTTTTCTGCTGAGCCGCTTCGAAAACCGGAAGTATCAGGAAATTGCCGATGAACTTCAAATCAGTATAAAAACCGTCGAAACGCACATTAGTAAGGCTTTATCGACGCTCCGACTCGTCTTGAAAGACGAGGGGCTTTTGTTTCTTATCGTGCTCTTCAGTTGCTAA
- a CDS encoding FecR family protein — MQSITRVHLMDYHAGRATPLQARLIEEWLQQPENRTLFYETLHAWESQQLQYVADTETALERYQLFMQQGNQPMEAKPVSRRLWSWKPWFAAAGVLLLCSGWLFRDSLQYKTYQTQYSQVLAVELPDGSHVTLNANSTLKYPRFDFGSGPRNVRLTGEARFSVVHTKDHRRFVVKTDRNLDVEVLGTEFVVFNRERGTRVVLMQGKVQLNFQKQGRTLTMKPGDQVTLTPVGSFALTKQPKPEEVAAWTQHRYVFADTKLCEIAQLMKENYGYEVRIPNQNLAQRMVSGTFNAKDGNELLNALQLVLNLQVERVGKHIILTEKN, encoded by the coding sequence ATGCAATCGATTACCCGAGTCCATCTGATGGATTATCATGCCGGGCGAGCGACGCCTTTGCAGGCCCGGTTGATTGAAGAATGGCTTCAGCAGCCGGAAAATCGAACCCTGTTCTACGAAACCCTCCACGCGTGGGAATCGCAGCAACTTCAATACGTGGCCGATACCGAAACGGCTCTCGAACGGTACCAGTTGTTCATGCAACAGGGGAACCAGCCGATGGAAGCCAAGCCCGTCAGTCGTCGGTTATGGTCTTGGAAACCCTGGTTTGCCGCGGCGGGGGTATTGTTACTGTGCTCAGGCTGGCTGTTTCGGGATTCCCTTCAGTATAAAACTTACCAAACGCAATACAGTCAGGTACTTGCCGTCGAACTACCCGATGGCAGCCACGTCACCCTCAATGCCAATTCGACGTTGAAATACCCCCGCTTTGACTTTGGGAGCGGCCCTCGAAACGTACGGCTGACCGGAGAAGCCCGCTTTTCCGTAGTACACACGAAAGACCATCGCCGCTTTGTCGTCAAAACCGACCGCAACCTCGACGTGGAAGTACTCGGGACCGAGTTTGTGGTATTCAACCGGGAACGCGGTACCCGGGTGGTACTCATGCAGGGAAAAGTGCAGCTGAATTTCCAGAAACAGGGCCGGACGCTAACCATGAAACCCGGTGATCAGGTAACCCTGACCCCCGTGGGTTCCTTCGCTCTGACGAAACAGCCGAAACCCGAGGAGGTGGCCGCCTGGACGCAGCACCGCTACGTGTTTGCCGATACTAAACTCTGTGAAATTGCTCAGCTGATGAAGGAGAATTACGGGTACGAAGTAAGGATTCCGAATCAGAACCTCGCCCAACGAATGGTCAGCGGAACCTTCAATGCCAAAGACGGAAACGAGTTGTTAAACGCCCTGCAACTGGTCCTGAATCTGCAGGTGGAACGCGTGGGCAAGCACATTATCCTGACCGAGAAAAACTAA
- a CDS encoding carboxypeptidase-like regulatory domain-containing protein, which produces MKKTLPICLWAGLTMLPGIGISQTFARAETLRQETKAPTYLSLRKVLQEIKTQYKVDILFENRVVYPVSIPVERLRSHRTAEQALRAILYPVGLTYQKVKEHAYVITPEERSTPATTPPKTSFVMPSVNATTPLLSLLHATPSADIPVRGTVRDEATGEGLPGVNVIVKGTSKGATTDATGTFRLDIPDDNAILVFSSIGYQTQELAVGTQTVLNISMKATDQALNEVVVVGYGEQKKESITGAISTISSKDIEKVHGGSTVSSGLAGKIPGVSFRMTDGRPGSSANIQIRNMGNPLYVIDGIQKDAGQFNNISPNDIESITVLKDASAAIYGVRAANGVIVVTTKRGKMGNPNTINVDAYTGVQNWTRFPRTTNAYEWMLGKADGEMNQYGRTDITPEELAKWQQGTETGYKSFDWHNYIIKKNAPQYNININATGGSDKINYYISATHLFQNSVLGREFTFKRTNI; this is translated from the coding sequence ATGAAAAAAACACTACCCATCTGCTTATGGGCGGGTTTGACGATGCTACCGGGGATTGGCATCTCGCAGACCTTCGCCCGTGCTGAAACCCTGCGGCAGGAAACCAAAGCTCCGACGTATCTCTCGCTCCGCAAGGTTTTGCAAGAAATCAAGACCCAGTATAAAGTGGATATTCTGTTCGAGAACCGGGTGGTCTATCCGGTATCGATCCCGGTCGAGCGGCTAAGAAGCCATCGAACGGCGGAACAGGCCCTCCGGGCGATCCTGTATCCGGTGGGGCTGACGTACCAGAAAGTCAAGGAACATGCCTACGTCATTACGCCGGAAGAAAGGTCCACGCCAGCCACCACACCTCCCAAGACTTCCTTTGTGATGCCTTCGGTGAATGCCACCACGCCTTTGCTGTCGCTGCTGCACGCGACGCCTTCGGCCGATATTCCCGTTCGCGGCACTGTACGCGATGAAGCAACGGGCGAAGGGTTACCGGGCGTTAACGTCATCGTCAAGGGAACGTCGAAAGGAGCCACGACGGATGCGACAGGGACGTTTCGGTTGGATATTCCCGATGATAATGCTATTCTGGTGTTCTCTTCCATTGGCTACCAAACCCAGGAGCTGGCCGTTGGTACGCAGACGGTACTGAACATTTCGATGAAGGCCACCGATCAGGCCCTGAATGAAGTGGTAGTCGTGGGCTACGGCGAGCAAAAGAAAGAATCCATCACCGGAGCGATTTCGACCATTTCTAGTAAAGACATCGAAAAAGTACACGGCGGATCGACCGTAAGTAGTGGTCTGGCGGGCAAAATTCCCGGCGTCTCCTTTCGGATGACCGATGGACGGCCCGGTTCGAGTGCCAACATCCAGATCCGGAATATGGGCAATCCGCTGTACGTCATCGACGGCATTCAGAAAGACGCGGGACAGTTTAACAACATTTCCCCCAACGACATTGAAAGCATTACCGTACTCAAAGACGCTTCGGCGGCCATTTACGGGGTACGGGCGGCCAATGGGGTTATTGTTGTAACGACGAAACGCGGGAAGATGGGGAACCCTAATACCATCAATGTGGATGCCTACACGGGGGTACAGAACTGGACGCGTTTTCCCCGTACCACCAACGCCTACGAATGGATGTTGGGGAAGGCCGACGGCGAAATGAACCAGTACGGCCGCACGGACATTACGCCGGAAGAACTGGCCAAATGGCAGCAGGGGACCGAGACGGGCTACAAAAGCTTTGACTGGCACAACTACATCATCAAGAAGAACGCTCCGCAGTACAACATCAATATCAACGCAACGGGTGGTTCCGATAAAATCAATTACTACATCTCGGCGACGCACCTGTTTCAGAACTCCGTATTGGGTCGGGAGTTTACGTTCAAACGAACCAATATTTAG
- a CDS encoding SusC/RagA family TonB-linked outer membrane protein — protein sequence MDAQITNSLKVGVQINGRIETRDNPGVPGSDDYWGPRFALFRNRPTERPFANDNPAYLNDIGHNDTNWGLLNKDKSGYWREDWRVLQTNFTGEYRSPIKGLTAKGTYSYYIADRLMNGHEYTYDAYTYYKDTDTYVRTGGSTNPWRERGTRKVLENVVQGQVNYQNSFGKHNLAATFVAERISRREIDVWVHSVPQTNELPLLQFADMDTYNDSDIQTARAGYIGRLNYNYQNKLFLELAGRRDASYKFAPSKRWGFFPSISGGWRITEEPFFKNWVGGDRVLTNLKLRGSYGALGDDDVGIGDFDYVSGYNYGSSTVIMDGKVIKGSRDRGVPITNISWFTSKILDFGLDYTILNGKFSGSLDYFNRKRSGLRGRKYDVLVPSELGYGLPDENVNSDAQLGGEGSLFYTSKIDQLNFTIGGNLSYSRRKFLSSYKPRWNNSWDYYRNSGENRWNDLYWGYHVIGQFESLNQIAEYGVNIDGQGNKTLLPGDLIYEDTNGDGMINDYDQRPIGNGAGSNPTINFGINLQLAWKGFDFTADFSGGSGYSVIRNWEMRWPFQNTGALLKDFYEDRWHRENPYDLNSAWIPGKFPALRFNDGGHSNNRSSDFWLTNVTYLRMRTMEFGYSIPQRMLEKIKVKRARVYFNTYNLFSLDNLRKAGIDPEISEENGLAYPQNKFVNVGVNLSL from the coding sequence ATCGACGCTCAGATTACGAATTCCCTGAAAGTCGGCGTACAAATCAACGGCCGGATTGAAACGCGGGATAACCCCGGTGTACCCGGTAGCGATGATTACTGGGGACCGCGGTTTGCGTTGTTTCGCAATCGTCCCACCGAACGTCCTTTTGCCAACGACAATCCTGCCTATCTCAACGACATCGGTCACAACGATACGAACTGGGGCTTGCTGAATAAGGATAAGTCCGGTTACTGGCGGGAAGACTGGCGGGTGCTGCAAACCAACTTCACGGGCGAATACCGCTCGCCCATCAAAGGACTGACGGCCAAGGGTACCTACTCGTACTACATCGCGGATCGCTTAATGAACGGTCACGAATACACGTACGATGCCTATACGTACTACAAAGACACCGATACCTACGTTCGTACGGGCGGCAGTACCAACCCCTGGCGGGAGCGGGGTACGCGAAAAGTGCTCGAAAACGTAGTGCAGGGACAGGTCAATTACCAGAACAGTTTTGGCAAACACAACCTGGCTGCCACATTTGTGGCCGAGCGAATTTCCCGCCGCGAAATTGACGTATGGGTGCACTCGGTACCGCAAACCAACGAATTGCCCTTGCTGCAATTCGCCGATATGGACACCTACAACGACAGCGACATCCAGACGGCCCGGGCTGGTTATATCGGACGTCTGAACTACAACTACCAGAACAAATTATTTCTGGAACTGGCCGGGCGGCGGGATGCTTCCTACAAGTTTGCTCCCTCGAAACGCTGGGGTTTCTTTCCCTCGATTTCCGGTGGATGGCGGATTACCGAAGAACCTTTCTTCAAGAATTGGGTAGGAGGTGACCGCGTACTGACCAACCTAAAACTTCGCGGATCGTACGGGGCACTGGGAGATGATGACGTAGGCATCGGTGATTTCGATTACGTATCCGGTTACAACTACGGTTCCTCAACGGTCATTATGGATGGAAAAGTGATTAAAGGTTCGCGGGACCGGGGAGTACCCATCACGAACATTTCCTGGTTTACTTCGAAAATTCTGGACTTCGGTCTGGACTACACCATCCTGAACGGCAAATTCAGTGGTTCGCTCGACTATTTTAACCGGAAGCGTTCCGGCCTACGGGGCCGGAAGTACGATGTGCTGGTTCCTTCTGAACTCGGCTACGGCCTGCCCGACGAAAACGTCAACAGCGATGCTCAGCTGGGAGGGGAAGGTTCGCTGTTTTACACTAGCAAAATCGATCAACTGAACTTTACGATTGGTGGAAACCTGTCGTATTCCCGCCGGAAATTCCTGAGTTCGTACAAACCCCGCTGGAACAATTCCTGGGATTATTACCGCAATTCAGGTGAAAACCGCTGGAATGACCTGTACTGGGGGTATCACGTCATCGGTCAGTTTGAATCACTCAATCAGATTGCCGAATACGGCGTGAACATCGACGGTCAGGGCAACAAAACCCTACTGCCCGGTGACCTGATTTACGAGGATACTAACGGCGATGGGATGATCAACGACTATGACCAGCGTCCAATTGGGAATGGAGCCGGTAGCAACCCCACGATCAATTTCGGTATCAACCTGCAACTGGCCTGGAAAGGCTTTGACTTTACGGCTGACTTCTCGGGTGGTTCGGGATACTCCGTGATCCGAAACTGGGAGATGCGTTGGCCCTTCCAGAATACGGGGGCGTTGTTGAAAGACTTCTACGAAGATCGCTGGCACCGCGAAAATCCGTATGACCTCAACAGTGCCTGGATTCCCGGAAAATTCCCGGCCTTACGCTTCAACGATGGCGGCCACAGTAACAACCGTTCGTCGGATTTCTGGCTCACTAACGTCACCTACCTCCGAATGCGTACGATGGAGTTCGGCTATTCCATCCCGCAGCGAATGCTCGAAAAAATCAAGGTAAAACGAGCTCGGGTGTACTTCAATACCTACAACCTCTTCTCCCTTGATAATCTGCGGAAGGCGGGTATTGATCCGGAGATCTCGGAAGAAAACGGCCTGGCTTATCCCCAAAATAAATTCGTCAACGTAGGGGTGAACCTCTCGCTCTAA